The following coding sequences are from one Ferrimicrobium sp. window:
- a CDS encoding NAD(P)H-dependent oxidoreductase, whose translation MQIVGLSGSFRQGSYNTRLLRFIGTLFDADAEYVVVSDLDQLPFYAESWESALPAYAERLRALVADADALIIASPEYNHSYTPVIKNAIDWLSRPYGAGSITRKPVALVGASPSLYGTIRAQSHLRQVLHGVDADVVTRPEIFVNDASAKFDLQGNLTDEVGVELAKALVARLYQLEVSDRRLTA comes from the coding sequence ATGCAGATTGTCGGATTATCAGGTAGCTTTCGACAGGGTTCGTACAACACCAGGTTGCTGCGCTTCATCGGAACGCTCTTTGATGCGGATGCCGAGTATGTCGTCGTCAGCGATCTTGATCAGCTGCCGTTCTACGCAGAGTCCTGGGAGTCAGCGCTTCCAGCCTATGCCGAACGACTTCGCGCGCTCGTAGCTGACGCTGATGCGCTGATCATCGCTTCCCCGGAGTATAACCACTCCTATACGCCGGTTATCAAGAACGCGATCGATTGGCTATCACGTCCCTATGGTGCCGGGTCAATCACGCGCAAGCCGGTGGCACTGGTCGGTGCGTCGCCGAGTCTGTACGGGACCATTCGAGCGCAGTCGCATCTGCGCCAAGTTTTGCACGGGGTTGATGCTGATGTCGTGACGCGTCCAGAGATCTTTGTTAATGATGCTTCCGCGAAGTTCGATCTGCAGGGGAACCTTACCGATGAGGTTGGGGTGGAGCTCGCCAAGGCGTTAGTCGCCCGGTTGTATCAGTTAGAGGTGTCGGATCGTCGCTTGACGGCCTAA
- a CDS encoding pyridoxamine 5'-phosphate oxidase family protein: MTMRTELTKDDIDFIHAQEVFFVATAPLSDHGHINCSPKGLRDTLYLPDSHHLAYLDLTGSGAETIAHLRENGRITLMFCSFAGVPNVLRIYGSGQPLLPGGSRFDSLITKFPQRDGARAIIWITIKEVGESCGYGVPMAAQMRQRDRLENWIAAKGDEGLHSYRKRFNTRSIDGLPSIP, encoded by the coding sequence ATGACCATGCGCACAGAACTCACGAAGGATGACATCGACTTCATCCATGCCCAGGAGGTGTTTTTCGTTGCCACGGCGCCCCTGTCTGACCATGGCCACATCAACTGCTCACCAAAAGGATTACGCGACACCCTCTACCTCCCCGATAGCCACCATTTGGCCTACTTGGACCTCACCGGATCAGGGGCGGAGACCATCGCCCATCTCAGGGAAAATGGGCGCATAACACTGATGTTTTGCTCGTTCGCTGGCGTCCCGAACGTTCTGCGCATCTACGGTAGCGGGCAACCATTGCTGCCAGGTGGATCACGTTTTGACAGTTTGATAACCAAGTTTCCCCAACGCGATGGAGCACGCGCGATCATCTGGATAACCATCAAGGAGGTTGGGGAATCCTGTGGCTATGGCGTTCCAATGGCGGCACAGATGCGTCAACGGGATCGCTTGGAGAATTGGATTGCCGCCAAGGGTGACGAAGGTTTGCACAGCTATCGCAAACGATTTAACACCCGCAGCATCGACGGCCTGCCCTCGATCCCGTAG
- a CDS encoding Y4bD/Y4pK family protein, producing MRVTHPFHPWFGYEFVFVRHANAWSQDRVFFFGHDHSMQSLPTSWTEFGEPDVFVSISAGRSAFRVQDLLDLLEIMEGIRGKHV from the coding sequence GTGCGGGTGACGCATCCGTTTCACCCATGGTTCGGCTATGAGTTCGTCTTCGTTCGGCATGCAAATGCCTGGAGCCAGGACCGAGTGTTCTTCTTTGGCCATGATCACTCGATGCAGTCGTTGCCCACGTCATGGACTGAGTTTGGGGAACCAGATGTATTCGTGTCGATATCGGCCGGACGCAGTGCCTTCCGAGTGCAAGACCTCCTCGACCTACTTGAGATCATGGAGGGGATACGAGGAAAGCATGTGTAA